The DNA region GAGTCCCCGGAGCCGGCAGCACGGCGTCGGAGCCGTCGAGGTGCAGCTGCACGACACGACGCGGCGGGTGCCCGAGGTTGTGCACCTTCGCGACGGTCTCCTGCCCGCGGTAGCAGCCCTTCGTCAGGTGCACGGCGGAGCGGAGCCAGTCGAGCTCGTGCGGGATGGTGCGCTCGTCGGCGTCGGACAGCGTCGGACGCCAGGCGGCGATCCGCAGCGCCTCGTACGCGAGCAGCCCCGCGACGGGTTCGTCCGACGCAGCGATCGCGGCCGAGGTGCCGGGCGTGACCACGGCGATGCGGAGGGTCCAGTCGGAGCCGGGATGGGCCTCCTGGGCGGCGTAGCTCCACCCACCGGGCGTGACGGCCGCCCACGGGTCGACCCACTCGACGACGGGCGGGTCCGGCAGGACGGTCGACGCGAACGGGGCGGCCTCGCCGAACCAGCCGAGGGTCGCGAAGTCGGCCGAACGGTCGGCGACCTCGACCCGGAGCATGAAGCGCATCGAGTCGAGCCAGGCGGCGAGCGGTGCCGCGTCCTGGGGCTCGGTGAGGAGCCACACGACCGCACCGTCGTCGACCACGCGGGCGGCGTGCTCGACCCGGCCGGACTGGTCGAGCACGAGAGTCTCGGTGCTGACACCGGTCGGCAGACCGGTCAGCTGCTGCGAGGTGATCGAGTTGAGCCACGACAGACGGTCCGGGCCGGAGACGGTGACGACACCGAGACCGAGACCGACGACCGCGCGGCCACGGGCCAGCAGCCGCTGCTCACCCAGGGGGTTGCCGAAGTGTGCTGCGGGCGCGCCCGGCGCATCTGATGCCGCGACGAACCCGTCGCGCACCACGAACGCCGACATCAGTCGACCTTCGCGAGCTGCCCCGAGGCGTGCGAGGTGAGTTCGCGACCGAGCGCCGCGATGTCCCACGCCCAGAACAACTTGCCCTCGACCAGGCCGTACAGGCGGGTCGCGGCGGAGTAGTCCTTCGCGTTCGGCGAGCGCATCACGGCGTCGGTGGCCAGATCGATCCGCCCCTTGAGCACACGGCCGACGTAGAGCTCGTTGACGCCCGTCGGGTGCACGATCGCGGCTTCGACGTCGAAGCCGTCGGTGGTGTTGCGCAGCGCCTCGACGCTCTCGACGGTGCTGAACGGCGTCGGCCCCTCGCCCAGGAGCATCGCGGGGCCACGGTCACCGGGTTCGGTCGGACGGTCGATCCGCCAGTAGCCCATCTCGGCGGCGAGCGGGGTGTGGTCGTCGTCGAGCAGCCAGGTGGTGGATGAGTAGTTGAGGTACGGCAGGCCGTCGTGGCTGAAGCTCACGCGCTGGCCGAACTCGTAGGTGCGGGGCGCTTCTTCGTCACCGACGGGGTACTCCACGACGCCGGTGCCTTCCCAGACGCCGACGAGCCACGACAACGGGACCAGTTCGGGCGCCAGGCCCTCGGGGAGCTCGATCAACGCTGACCCTTGAACAGCTTCACGACGACGACGACCGAGATGAACGCGATCGCGAGCGACGCCAGACCGAGGAGGCCCACGTAGAACAGCTCGAGCGCAAGCAGCGAATCCATGCCCTGGAGTCTACGCGGCTCGGCTCAACGCGCCAGGAGCACCACCGCGGTGACGAGGACCACGACGAAGGCACCGGACGACGCGATGCTGATCCGTTCGACCAGCCCGTCCTTCGTCGCGGTGATGAGCTGGAGCACGAAGCTCACCATCACGCAGGCGACGAACACGAGCAGCAGCCAGGCGAAGGCGTCGCGCTCGGCGAGCGCCAGGACGAGCACCGCCCCGGCGACGCTGAGGATCCAGACCGGCAGGACGGACGTCAGCTTGAGGCGCCGCTGGTCGGTGGGCTGCACTGGCTGGGTCACGCGTTCCATCATGACAGGGGTCACGCCCGGCGCGCTTGCGGGTTGTGGGTTGCGGCTTCACGCGCAAACCGTCCGGCCGGATGAGGACTTCCCGAGCATCACTAGGATGTGTCCACGACGTCATCCACCTGCGGAGGTCCTGTGGCACAGCTCCTGGTACTCACCTCGACCGCGCCCGGCGACGTCCTGCCGAGCCTCGGTCTCCTGAGCCACAGGATCCGTCACGTGCCGGCCGAGGCCGCACAGCTGGTCAACGCGCCGCAGAGCGACCTGATGTTCGTGGACGCCCGCACCGACCTGGTCAGCGCGAAGGCCCTGTGCAAGATCCTCGCCTCGTCCGGCTCGACGACGCCCATCGTGCTCGTGGTCACCGAGGGCGGGCTCACCGCCGTCAACAGTGACTGGAACGTCGACGACGTGGTGCTCGAGAGCGCGGGCCCGGCCGAGATCGACGCGCGCATCCGCCTGTCCGCGGGCCGTGCGGCCAAGGGGCAGTCCAGCTCGAAGATCCAGGCATCGGGTGTCGTCATCGACGAGGCCAGCTACTCGGCGAAGGTCCGCGGCCGACCGCTCGACCTGACGTTCAAGGAGTTCGAGCTCCTCCGGTTCTTCGCCACGCACCCGTCCCGGGTCTTCACGCGCGAGCAGCTGCTCAGCGAGGTCTGGGGCTACGACTACTTCGGCGGCACCCGCACGGTCGACGTGCACGTCCGACGTCTCCGCGCCAAGCTCGGCGACCTCGAGTCGCTCATCGGCACGGTCCGCAACGTCGGGTACCGCTTCAACGTCTACGACGACGAGGCCGAGCGCCTGATGGGCCAGTAGTGCCGGACCTCGCACGGTTCGTGGTGCCCGGTGAGGCGCCGCCGTTCTCCGACCAGACCCTGGTCGACGTCCGCGCGGGGCGCGCGACGGTCCTCGAGGCCGACGACGGGGTCGCCGTGGTCCGTGACGGCGAACTGGAACTCGTGGTCGACCGGGAGGCCCGTGGCCGCGGCACCGGCACCGCCCTCGTCACGCAGGCGCTCGCGCTGGGCGGCGGGGCCGCTCCTGTGCTCGCCTGGGCACACGGGGACCACCCCGCAGCGCGGGCCCTGGCCGATCGGTTCGGCTGGCGCGCGGTCCGCACCCTGCTGCAGCTCCGGGCGCCGATCGACGGTGGCGCGCCGTCTTCGGACGCGGCTCCCGTCGACGTGCCGGCTGGGTACAGCCTGTCCGCGTTCCGACCCGGCACCGAGGACGAGGCCGACTGGCTCGCCCTGAACGCCGCGGCCTTCGCACACCACCCCGAGCAGGGGCGGATGACCATCGACGACCTGCACGCCCGCGAGTCGGACGCCTGG from Curtobacterium sp. MCJR17_020 includes:
- a CDS encoding response regulator transcription factor; the protein is MAQLLVLTSTAPGDVLPSLGLLSHRIRHVPAEAAQLVNAPQSDLMFVDARTDLVSAKALCKILASSGSTTPIVLVVTEGGLTAVNSDWNVDDVVLESAGPAEIDARIRLSAGRAAKGQSSSKIQASGVVIDEASYSAKVRGRPLDLTFKEFELLRFFATHPSRVFTREQLLSEVWGYDYFGGTRTVDVHVRRLRAKLGDLESLIGTVRNVGYRFNVYDDEAERLMGQ
- the mshD gene encoding mycothiol synthase, producing the protein MPDLARFVVPGEAPPFSDQTLVDVRAGRATVLEADDGVAVVRDGELELVVDREARGRGTGTALVTQALALGGGAAPVLAWAHGDHPAARALADRFGWRAVRTLLQLRAPIDGGAPSSDAAPVDVPAGYSLSAFRPGTEDEADWLALNAAAFAHHPEQGRMTIDDLHARESDAWFSGEDLLLLRDASGQLAGSCWLKVEDGIGEFYAVAVRPDLQRQRLGGVLMRAGTARLTGRGLTAAALYVEGDNEPALALYRRSGFEQYAIDVQYAAPEQAEAPTGR
- a CDS encoding FABP family protein; translated protein: MIELPEGLAPELVPLSWLVGVWEGTGVVEYPVGDEEAPRTYEFGQRVSFSHDGLPYLNYSSTTWLLDDDHTPLAAEMGYWRIDRPTEPGDRGPAMLLGEGPTPFSTVESVEALRNTTDGFDVEAAIVHPTGVNELYVGRVLKGRIDLATDAVMRSPNAKDYSAATRLYGLVEGKLFWAWDIAALGRELTSHASGQLAKVD
- a CDS encoding folate-binding protein YgfZ, with the protein product MSAFVVRDGFVAASDAPGAPAAHFGNPLGEQRLLARGRAVVGLGLGVVTVSGPDRLSWLNSITSQQLTGLPTGVSTETLVLDQSGRVEHAARVVDDGAVVWLLTEPQDAAPLAAWLDSMRFMLRVEVADRSADFATLGWFGEAAPFASTVLPDPPVVEWVDPWAAVTPGGWSYAAQEAHPGSDWTLRIAVVTPGTSAAIAASDEPVAGLLAYEALRIAAWRPTLSDADERTIPHELDWLRSAVHLTKGCYRGQETVAKVHNLGHPPRRVVQLHLDGSDAVLPAPGTPVMLGDKEVGRLSASAVHHELGPIGLAVVKRSLDPTATLTLTADDVVVTAAQETIVPPEAGATANVPRLPRLGAVKRS